Proteins co-encoded in one Flavivirga eckloniae genomic window:
- a CDS encoding UvrD-helicase domain-containing protein encodes MNRNHSFTIYNASAGSGKTFTLVKEYLKILFQSNNSEHFKRILAITFTNKAVAEMKDRIVETLKQFSNKAILNTPNSMFKAICEELQMDPSTLYNKSEKLLNTIIHNYAAFDISTIDGFTHKLIRTFAYDLRLPLNFEVELDQDALLSEAVNSLIEKAGSDNALTKVLIDFALEKTDDDKSWDVSFDFNKIAKLLVNENDIPFIETLKDKTLDDFKVLKEQLRKDLETVEGNIIKKAQNTLTLFEEAGLEFNDFSGSYLPKHFKNLADKKFDLNFEAKWQENLETKTLYPKRVTDTIASIIEEIQPQIATSFLETKQMVFHLKFLKAFYKNITPLSVLNAINKELKAIKEEQNKMLISEFNTIISKEIRDQPTPFIYERIGEKFNHYFIDEFQDTSVMQWENLIPLLGNSLSTETGNAMLVGDAKQAIYRWRGGKAEQFIGLFNDKNPFHIEKHVENLPTNYRSFKGIVNFNNGFFKYLSHQAFGKKDYSDLYEHAHQNTFLEDSGYVELSFLDINADDDRDELFSINVLNTINTCLNNGFRLEDICVLVRKKKEGVTIANYLSQHHIPIISSETLLISNSPEVEFINNVLALLIQPKNNEIKVDLLNYLTSLFNIEDKHEFFSKYINLSVYDLFKSFETYSIFLNSDLLLQLPLYDLAETIVRDFNLVTSSNAYIQFYLDIVLDFSQKKGSDISGFLEYFDKKKESLSIVSPKGQNAVQIMTIHKSKGLEFPVVIFPYADLDIYRELEPKEWFEIDKDKYAGFTHTLLNYNKDFEYYGNEGQRIYTNHQSELELDNINLLYVTLTRAVEQLYIISKKDISSKGVSNNKRYSGLFINYLQHLDLWNDSQTTYVFGDPKKTSERTTITKQANIQQEFISTSKETHNIKVVTKSGLLWDTNQQEAIEKGNLIHDIMSQIKTKDDIDSALNDFAKAALITEHQTNRLKQTIVKIVNHPKLENYYTSNFTIYNERDIISKEGIILRPDRLVINSKNEAVIIDYKTGLEDKKHWQQLQSYQDVLEEMTITVNKKILVYINEVVTIKETKIQ; translated from the coding sequence ATGAATAGAAACCATTCTTTTACCATTTATAACGCTTCGGCCGGCAGCGGAAAAACGTTTACACTCGTAAAAGAATACTTGAAAATTTTATTTCAATCCAATAATTCAGAACATTTTAAACGCATCTTGGCTATTACCTTTACAAATAAGGCTGTTGCCGAAATGAAAGATCGAATTGTTGAAACGCTTAAACAGTTTTCCAATAAAGCTATATTAAACACCCCTAATAGTATGTTTAAGGCTATTTGCGAGGAGCTGCAAATGGATCCAAGCACACTTTATAATAAATCGGAAAAACTATTAAACACCATTATACACAATTATGCGGCGTTTGATATTTCGACTATCGATGGCTTTACGCATAAACTTATTAGAACTTTCGCTTACGATTTAAGGTTGCCTTTAAATTTTGAAGTTGAACTGGATCAAGATGCCTTGTTGAGCGAAGCGGTTAATAGTTTGATTGAAAAGGCAGGAAGCGATAATGCCCTTACTAAAGTGCTTATAGATTTTGCTCTTGAAAAAACCGATGACGACAAAAGTTGGGACGTGTCTTTCGATTTTAACAAAATTGCAAAGCTATTGGTTAATGAAAACGATATTCCTTTTATTGAAACGTTAAAGGATAAAACTTTAGATGATTTTAAAGTACTTAAAGAGCAATTAAGAAAGGATCTTGAAACGGTAGAAGGTAATATTATTAAAAAGGCACAAAACACGTTGACCTTATTTGAAGAAGCTGGTTTAGAGTTTAACGATTTTTCTGGAAGCTATTTACCTAAGCATTTTAAAAATTTAGCCGACAAGAAATTTGATCTCAACTTTGAAGCCAAATGGCAAGAAAATCTAGAAACCAAAACATTATATCCTAAACGCGTAACCGATACCATAGCTTCTATTATAGAAGAAATTCAACCACAGATTGCCACCAGTTTTCTGGAAACCAAACAAATGGTCTTTCATCTTAAATTCTTAAAAGCCTTTTATAAAAATATAACCCCACTTTCTGTCTTAAATGCTATCAACAAGGAATTAAAAGCTATTAAAGAGGAACAGAACAAAATGCTTATTTCGGAATTCAACACTATTATTAGTAAAGAAATAAGAGATCAGCCCACACCTTTTATTTATGAGCGCATTGGTGAGAAGTTTAATCATTATTTTATTGATGAGTTTCAGGACACCTCGGTTATGCAATGGGAAAATTTAATTCCGCTTTTAGGGAACTCCCTATCTACCGAAACAGGAAATGCCATGTTGGTAGGTGATGCTAAACAGGCTATTTATCGTTGGCGTGGCGGAAAAGCAGAACAGTTTATAGGATTGTTTAATGATAAAAATCCATTCCATATTGAAAAACATGTTGAAAACCTTCCAACGAATTACAGAAGTTTTAAAGGCATAGTAAATTTTAATAATGGCTTTTTTAAGTATCTATCTCATCAGGCTTTTGGCAAAAAGGATTATAGCGACCTTTACGAGCATGCACATCAAAATACATTTTTAGAAGATTCTGGCTACGTTGAACTGTCTTTTTTAGATATTAATGCAGACGACGACAGGGATGAGCTGTTTTCTATAAACGTTTTAAATACTATTAATACGTGTTTAAACAATGGCTTTAGACTGGAAGATATTTGTGTTCTGGTACGTAAGAAAAAGGAAGGTGTTACGATTGCAAATTATTTGAGTCAACATCATATTCCTATTATCTCTTCTGAAACCTTATTAATTAGCAATTCGCCAGAGGTTGAATTTATTAATAATGTTTTAGCACTCTTAATCCAACCCAAAAACAATGAAATAAAGGTTGACCTTTTAAACTATTTAACCTCTCTTTTTAATATTGAAGATAAACACGAATTCTTTTCAAAATATATAAATTTATCGGTATACGATCTATTTAAAAGTTTTGAAACATACAGCATATTTTTAAACAGCGACCTATTATTACAACTACCGCTATACGATTTGGCAGAAACTATTGTACGTGATTTTAACTTGGTTACATCATCCAACGCATACATCCAGTTTTATTTGGATATTGTTTTAGACTTTTCGCAAAAAAAGGGATCGGATATTTCGGGGTTTTTAGAGTATTTCGACAAGAAAAAAGAAAGTCTGAGCATTGTGTCTCCTAAAGGTCAAAACGCTGTTCAAATAATGACTATTCACAAATCTAAAGGTTTAGAGTTTCCCGTTGTTATTTTTCCATACGCAGACTTAGATATTTATAGAGAACTAGAACCAAAAGAATGGTTTGAAATAGATAAAGACAAATACGCCGGCTTTACGCATACTCTATTAAACTACAATAAAGATTTTGAATACTACGGAAACGAAGGACAACGTATTTATACAAATCATCAATCTGAACTGGAGTTAGATAATATCAATCTTTTATATGTAACCCTAACCCGTGCCGTAGAACAGTTGTATATTATTTCAAAAAAAGACATATCTTCAAAAGGGGTCTCTAATAACAAAAGATATTCAGGCTTATTTATAAACTATTTGCAACATTTAGACCTTTGGAACGATTCCCAAACAACATATGTTTTTGGTGATCCTAAAAAAACCAGTGAAAGGACAACCATTACAAAACAAGCTAATATTCAGCAGGAATTTATTTCAACCTCAAAAGAAACACATAATATAAAGGTCGTAACTAAATCCGGCCTTCTATGGGATACCAATCAACAAGAAGCTATTGAAAAAGGAAATCTTATTCACGATATAATGTCTCAAATTAAAACAAAGGACGATATCGACTCTGCCTTAAATGATTTTGCAAAGGCTGCCTTAATTACAGAACATCAAACAAACAGGTTAAAGCAAACAATTGTTAAGATTGTTAATCATCCTAAACTCGAAAACTATTATACCTCAAATTTTACCATTTATAACGAACGAGACATTATTTCCAAAGAAGGGATAATTTTAAGACCAGACAGATTGGTTATAAATTCTAAGAATGAAGCTGTGATTATTGATTATAAAACCGGTCTGGAAGATAAAAAACACTGGCAACAATTACAATCCTATCAGGATGTTTTGGAAGAGATGACCATAACTGTTAATAAGAAGATTTTAGTCTATATAAATGAAGTAGTTACAATAAAAGAGACCAAAATTCAATAA
- a CDS encoding superoxide dismutase encodes MAFELPKLGYAYDALEPHIDARTMEIHHSKHHQGYTNNLNNAIAGTDLEGKSIEDILENLDMDNGAVRNNGGGFYNHSLFWDVMNPEDRGYLSGELKDAIEAEFGSKDEFIAAFSKAAATRFGSGWAWLCVHKGGKVEICSTPNQDNPLMPSVGCGGTPILALDVWEHAYYLNYQNRRPDYINAFFNVVNWNEVEKRYAAAK; translated from the coding sequence ATGGCTTTCGAATTACCGAAATTAGGATATGCGTATGATGCGTTAGAACCTCATATTGATGCTCGCACAATGGAGATACACCATTCTAAACATCATCAAGGATATACAAACAATTTAAATAATGCTATTGCCGGAACAGATTTAGAAGGAAAGTCTATTGAAGATATACTTGAAAATTTAGATATGGATAACGGAGCAGTGAGAAACAATGGGGGAGGTTTTTACAACCACTCATTATTTTGGGATGTCATGAACCCAGAAGACAGAGGATACTTATCGGGTGAATTAAAAGATGCTATCGAAGCTGAGTTTGGATCTAAAGACGAATTTATTGCTGCATTTAGTAAAGCTGCTGCAACTCGTTTTGGCTCTGGATGGGCTTGGTTATGTGTACACAAAGGTGGTAAAGTTGAAATATGCTCAACACCAAACCAGGACAACCCATTAATGCCTAGCGTTGGTTGCGGAGGTACACCAATTTTGGCTCTTGATGTTTGGGAACATGCCTATTATTTAAATTACCAAAATAGACGTCCAGATTACATTAATGCCTTTTTTAATGTAGTTAATTGGAACGAAGTTGAGAAACGTTACGCAGCAGCAAAATAG